The following are encoded in a window of Vicugna pacos chromosome 2, VicPac4, whole genome shotgun sequence genomic DNA:
- the CXCL10 gene encoding C-X-C motif chemokine 10 yields the protein MNQSAVLIFCLILLTLNGTQEMLLSRTSRCTCIKISDRPVNPRSLEKLEMIPASQSCPRVEIIATMKKNGEKRCLNPESKTIKNLLKAISKQRSKRSPQTQREA from the exons ATGAACCAAAGTGCTGTTCTTATTTTCTGCCTTATTCTTCTGACTCTGAATGGAACTCAAG AAATGCTTCTCTCCAGAACTTCACGCTGCACCTGCATCAAGATCAGTGATCGACCTGTTAATCCGAGGTCCTTAGAAAAACTTGAAATGATTCCTGCAAGTCAGTCTTGCCCACGTGTTGAGATTAT tgccacaatgaaaaagaatggggaaaaaagatgTCTGAATCCAGAATCTAAGACCATCAAGAATTTACTGAAAGCAATTAGCAAGCAAAG GTCTAA